Proteins encoded within one genomic window of Hevea brasiliensis isolate MT/VB/25A 57/8 chromosome 8, ASM3005281v1, whole genome shotgun sequence:
- the LOC110644948 gene encoding pentatricopeptide repeat-containing protein At2g15690, mitochondrial translates to MSSLMAIRGSPRFKLTPLSSSLFKVRSLLNPQFAFNSSINRTLILSKTLSTSYAVPDDYQRPPPSSNQDERSPNAHWNGGNSNQWGSPQGHSNPNQWPSQGERSHNQWNARTQTHQQPSQHINPGNNQFYFQNLNQSNANGGYPASFPQQPRQNQNQWSPQGQNYPQFQNPSQVNPNQLNSPAHGFSHHQQQPQQNPNQWNSRTQNYPQYQNPGQVRPSVQDYRQPRSPNQWNNQSQTYPQARNPVQWAPQQNPNQERGALETRVPNLNANVNVPAPAPAPAAAPAPSIVDLMRLCQGGKVKEAIELMDEGVKADADCFYALFELCGKLEDAKKVHDYFLQSTYRGDLKFNNKVIEMYGKCASMTDARRVFDHMPDRNMETWHLMINGYANNNLGDEGLQLFEQMRKLGLKPTEETFLAVLSACASADAVEEGFLHFESMKNEYGINPGMEHYLGVIDVLGKSGFVDEIEEYIQKLPFAPTVEIWGALRNYARIHGDVDLEDRAEELMVALDSSMSVANKIPTPLPKKFSAISMLEGKNRIVEFRNPTLYKDDEKLKAMSKAVSYVPDTRYVLHDIDQEAKEQALLYHSERLAIAYGLISTPARTPLRIIKNLRVCGDCHNAIKIMSKIVGRELIVRDNKRFHHFRDGSCSCGDYW, encoded by the coding sequence atgtcgtCTCTCATGGCGATTCGGGGATCGCCGAGGTTCAAACTGACTCCTTTATCTTCTTCGCTCTTCAAGGTACGTTCTCTTCTAAACCCTCAGTTCGCTTTCAATAGCAGCATCAATAGGACCTTAatcctctccaaaaccctaagcaCCTCTTATGCTGTTCCTGATGACTATCAAAGACCTCCACCCTCTAGTAATCAGGACGAGAGAAGCCCTAATGCCCACTGGAACGGGGGGAATTCTAATCAGTGGGGCTCGCCACAGGGCCATAGTAACCCTAATCAGTGGCCCTCTCAAGGCGAAAGGAGCCATAATCAATGGAATGCACGGACCCAGACCCATCAACAACCTTCTCAACATATAAACCCTGGTAACAATCAGTTCTATTTCCAAAATTTGAACCAGAGTAACGCGAATGGGGGATACCCTGCTTCATTTCCCCAACAACCACGACAAAACCAAAATCAATGGAGTCCTCAAGGTCAAAACTATCCCCAGTTCCAAAACCCTAGTCAGGTGAATCCTAATCAGTTGAATTCCCCTGCTCATGGCTTTTCTCATCATCAGCAGCAACCACAACAAAATCCTAATCAGTGGAATTCCCGGACTCAAAACTATCCCCAATACCAAAATCCTGGTCAGGTGCGCCCTAGTGTTCAGGATTATCGGCAACCTAGAAGCCCAAATCAGTGGAACAATCAAAGTCAGACATACCCACAAGCTAGAAATCCTGTTCAGTGGGCTCCTCAGCAAAACCCAAATCAAGAACGTGGGGCCTTGGAGACTCGAGTACCTAATTTGAATGCTAACGTCAATGTTCCTGCCCCGGCTCCTGCTCCTGCTGCTGCTCCGGCTCCTTCAATAGTGGATTTGATGCGTTTGTGTCAGGGGGGGAAGGTTAAGGAAGCCATTGAGTTGATGGATGAAGGTGTTAAAGCTGATGCTGAttgtttttatgctttgtttgagTTGTGTGGGAAACTTGAGGATGCCAAAAAGGTACATGATTACTTTTTGCAATCAACATATAGAGGTGATCTCAAGTTTAACAATAAGGTGATTGAAATGTATGGGAAATGTGCAAGTATGACTGATGCTAGGAGAGTTTTTGATCATATGCCAGATAGGAATATGGAGACATGGCATCTGATGATAAATGGGTATGCAAATAATAACTTGGGAGATGAAGGGTTGCAATTATTTGAGCAGATGAGGAAACTGGGGTTGAAACCAACTGAGGAAACGTTTCTTGCAGTTTTGTCTGCTTGTGCTAGTGCAGATGCAGTGGAGGAAGGATTTTTACATTTTGAGTCAATGAAAAATGAGTATGGAATTAATCCTGGGATGGAACATTATTTGGGGGTTATAGATGTTCTTGGAAAGTCTGGATTTGTTGATGAAATTGAAGAGTACATTCAGAAACTGCCTTTTGcacctacagtggaaatttggggtGCATTGAGGAATTATGCTCGAATTCATGGAGATGTTGATCTTGAAGACCGTGCTGAGGAGCTGATGGTTGCTCTTGACTCATCAATGTCTGTTGCCAACAAGATCCCTACTCCGCTGCCAAAGAAATTTAGTGCCATCAGCATGCTTGAAGGAAAGAATAGAATTGTTGAGTTCCGGAATCCTACCCTTTACAAAGATGATGAGAAATTGAAGGCAATGAGTAAGGCTGTGAGTTATGTGCCAGATACTAGATATGTTCTTCATGACATTGATCAAGAAGCCAAGGAGCAAGCCTTATTATATCACAGTGAGCGTTTGGCAATTGCATATGGTCTCATCAGTACTCCTGCAAGAACACCCTTGAGGATCATTAAGAACCTCCGGGTGTGTGGTGATTGTCACAATGCTATCAAGATCATGTCCAAGATTGTTGGGAGGGAATTGATAGTTAGGGATAATAAAAGATTTCATCATTTCAGGGATGGCAGTTGCTCTTGTGGAGATTACTGGTAA